The following coding sequences lie in one Silene latifolia isolate original U9 population chromosome 5, ASM4854445v1, whole genome shotgun sequence genomic window:
- the LOC141655324 gene encoding uncharacterized protein LOC141655324, which yields MTLFDGTTDPCDHISQFKQKMMVTTATGASKEACMCKGFGSTLTGAALQWFVGLPNGTISSFADLVNAFNQQFSSSRRTPKQSSDLYRIVQEIGESIKDYVTRFNAEKVSIRGCDMSTAINASRQGLDKESSFYKELTMYPCERFDEVQQRATAALRLEEDIQARKGITSFDKTNRKFATEKKDDRAKPYSRPNISRVAEKTQQIDDSPHPPKLSEYGFNTGMEGLLKALRSLGDQVRWPKPPTQDRPNDDRDSSKKCEWHQDIGHRTEDCYRLRKEVKFQVRKGNLDHLLSRGGKQDRREAANQVLPSTPPICTKIINVITGGSELSGLTYSAAKRKATGSKGDHPETSYRVSQSNLPPVTFDETDIESGAEQHDDALTITLSIGNCTVRKALVDTGSSVNLIMLETLKTMGFDKENLIKKSVPLVGFSGETAHSVGEITIPTYIEGVNKLVRYLVIEGPTTYNVILGRPWLHQMKAVPSTYHQCLKFPTPWGTVIIKGDREESRNCYAQALKATTKLPS from the coding sequence ATGACCCTCTTCGATGGAACCACAGACCCCTGTGATCACATCAGTCaattcaagcagaagatgatggttACTACCGCCACGGGAGCCTCAAAGGAGGCATGTATGTGTAAAGGATTCGGTTCAACCCTAACCGGAGCAGCACTACAATGGTTCGTTGGCTTGCCTAACGGGACCATAAGTTCATTCGCTGATTTAGTCAACGCATTTAACCAACAGTTCTCCAGCAGTCGGAGAACACCCAAGCAGTCGAGCgacctgtacagaatcgtccaagAAATAGGTGAATCGATCAAAGATTATGTCACCAGGTTCAATGCAGAGAAAGTCTCTATACGAGGCTGCGATATGTCCACTGCCATCAACGCCTCCAGGCAGGGCCTGGATAAGGAATCCAGCTTCTACAAAGAATTAACGATGTACCCTTGTGAGAGATTCGATGAAGTCCAGCAGAGAGCTACAGCGGCATTAAGGTTAGAAGAAGACATACAGGCTAGAAAGGGTATAACAAGCTTCGACAAGACAAACAGGAAATTTGCAACAGAAAAGAAAGACGACAGAGCTAAGCCATACAGCAGACCCAATATCAGCAGGGTAGCAGAAAAAACTCAGCAAATTGACGACTCTCCGCATCCTCCTAAACTATCCGAATACGGATTCAACACGGGAATGGAAGGACTGCTGAAAGCGCTGAGGAGCCTGGGTGATCAGGTAAGGTGGCCGAAGCCTCCCACTCAGGACCGACCCAACGACGACAGAGACAGCAGCAAAAAATGCGAATGGCACCAGGACATAGGTCACAGAACAGAAGACTGCTACAGGTTGCGAAAGGAAGTAAAGTTTCAGGTACGCAAAGGAAACTTGGACCACCTGctatcacgtgggggcaagcaagACAGGAGGGAAGCAGCAAATCAGGTGCTTCCTTCTACTCCACCCATATGCACAAAAATtattaacgtgataacaggcggatcCGAACTATCAGGTTTGACATATTCCGCCGCTAAGAGGAAAGCCACCGGAAGTAAAGGGGATCATCCAGAAACTTCATATAGAGTAAGCCAGAGTAATTTACCCCCGGTAACTTTCGATGAGACTGACATAGAAAGCGGTGCAGAGCAACATGACGATGCCCTAACTATAACGTTATCCATTGGCAATTGCACCGTACGAAAAGCATTAGTGGATACAGGGAGCTCTGTGAATCTCATCATGCTCGAAACCCTCAAAACTATGGGTTTTGATAAAGAGAACCTGATAAAGAAATCTGTGcccctggtaggattcagtggtgaaaccgcGCATTCGGTGGGTGAGATAACCATCCCAACATATATTGAAGGAGTTAATAAACTAGTGAGATACCTAGTCATTGAGGGTCCAACCACCTACAACgtgatactaggaagaccatggctaCATCAGATGAAGGCAGTGCCCTCAACGTATCACCAATGTCTCAAGTTCCCAACACCATGGGGCACGGTCATAATAAAAGGAGATCGAGAAGAATCCAGAAACTGCTACGCTCAAGCCCTCAAGGCTACAACCAAGCTCCcttcatag
- the LOC141655325 gene encoding uncharacterized protein LOC141655325 has product MRKPELSGRMTKWSVHLSGYDLQFEPRTAIKSQALADFVSDFCPATRREAEEGMLAITGNQDGEIWTLYIDGASNARGAGVGLVLRSPKGDMIVQAIRCEFKATNNEAEYEALILGMQMASGLKVRNLRVYSGSLLVVNHVNSEYVARDPKMIAYLKIATEQKSKFRTFKITQVPREQNVEADALATLGSTFQPAELSNIPITHVLTPAIQGEPDQRPMKEDVHMQCAQGARTLVSAVGQQDADWRVPYLNWLRDGTLPEDRKEAQSFRIKASRYIMIDNILFRKSLAGPCLRCLGKEEAETVLKDVHSGECGNHAGGRSLSNKILRQGYFWPTIRADAVNHAKRCESCQKAAPKQSTSQRTNASDYLPVAIHDVGHGHSG; this is encoded by the coding sequence atgaggaagcctgaactttcaGGTAGAATGACTAAGTGGTCAGTACATCTTAGTGGCTATGACTTGCAATTTGAACCCAGAACGGCGATAAAATCCCAAGCCCTAGCAGATTTCGTCTCTGACTTCTGCCCCGCCACCCGTAGGGAGGCAGAAGAAGGAATGCTGGCGATAACAGGGAATCAGGATGGTGAAATATGGACCTTGTACATTGATGGAGCCTCAAATGCAAGAGGGGCTGGCGTAGGTCTGGTCCTTCGATCTCCTAAAGGAGACATGATAGTGCAAGCCATTAGGTGTGAGTTTAAGGCAACCAACAACGAAGCCGAGTATGAAGCTCTTATACTTGGGATGCAGATGGCTTCAGGGCTCAAGGTGAGGAACCTGAGGGTATACAGTGGCTCCTTACTTGTGGTAAATCATGTAAACAGCGAATATGTAGCGCGTGATCCAAAGATGATAGCTTACTTGAAAATAGCCACAGAGCAAAAGTCAAAATTCAGAACATTCAAGATAACTCAGGTGCCACGGGAGCAGAACGTGGAGGCAGACGCTCTGGCCACGTTGGGATCCACCTTCCAGCCCGCAGAACTATCAAACATACCGATTACTCATGTGTTGACCCCAGCCATCCAGGGAGAGCCAGATCAGAGACCGATGAAAGAGGATGTACACATGCAGTGTGCACAAGGAGCCAGGACGCTGGTTTCCGCAGTAGGACAACAGGATGCAGATTGGAGGGTTCCATACCTAAATTGGCTAAGGGATGGGACACTCCCTGAAGATAGAAAGGAAGCACAAAGTTTCAGAATAAAAGCTTCCAGATACATCATGATTGATAATATTCTCTTCAGAAAATCATTGGCAGGACCATGCCTCAGGTGCTTAGGCAAGGAGGAAGCTGAAACGGTACTGAAAGATGTGCACAGCGGAGAATGCGGGAACCACGCTGGAGGACGAAGTCTGTCAAACAAAATCTTGAGACAAGGTTATTTCTGGCCCACCATACGCGCAGACGCCGTAAATCACGCTAAACGCTGTGAGTCATGTCAAAAGGCGGCTCCAAAGCAATCCACCAGCCAGAGAACCAATGCATCCGATTATCTCCCCGTGGCCATTCAtgatgtggggcatggacatagtgggTAA